The proteins below come from a single Anderseniella sp. Alg231-50 genomic window:
- a CDS encoding ABC transporter permease subunit, whose amino-acid sequence MLRYIAWRIVVMIPTLFMISALVFAIIELPPGDYFESYVAELQAQGESVDLKAIEALKVQYGFDKPPVERYFHWVWGMLQGDFGYSFEYELPVTDVVGDRLWLTMLVSFVTIIFTWVIAFPIGIYSATHQYSWGDYGLTFVGLLGLATPNFLLALVFLYLANLWFGTSIGHLMDAQYFNQPMSWAKAQSILEHLIIPVIIIGTAGTAGMIRRIRANLLDELQKQYVITARAKGLHPFKALMKYPLRMSMNFFISDIGSILPAIISGAEITAIVLSLETTGPLLIRALQAQDMYLAGSFLMFLAFLSVIGVLISDFALALLDPRIRLQGAQTK is encoded by the coding sequence ATGTTGAGATATATCGCATGGCGCATTGTCGTCATGATTCCCACACTGTTCATGATCTCCGCCCTGGTGTTCGCCATCATCGAATTGCCGCCGGGCGATTATTTCGAAAGCTATGTGGCCGAACTGCAGGCACAGGGCGAGAGTGTGGACCTGAAGGCGATCGAGGCACTGAAGGTTCAGTATGGCTTCGACAAACCTCCCGTGGAGCGGTACTTCCACTGGGTGTGGGGCATGCTGCAAGGTGATTTCGGCTATTCGTTCGAGTATGAGTTGCCGGTAACCGATGTGGTCGGCGACCGGCTCTGGCTCACCATGCTGGTGTCCTTCGTCACCATCATCTTCACCTGGGTCATTGCCTTTCCAATCGGCATCTATTCGGCAACCCATCAGTATTCATGGGGTGACTACGGCTTGACCTTCGTTGGCCTGCTCGGTCTTGCCACCCCGAACTTCCTGCTGGCCCTGGTGTTCCTGTACCTGGCCAATCTGTGGTTCGGCACCTCCATCGGTCACCTGATGGATGCGCAGTATTTCAATCAGCCGATGAGCTGGGCCAAGGCACAATCCATCCTGGAGCACCTGATCATTCCGGTGATCATTATCGGCACGGCCGGCACCGCCGGCATGATCCGGCGCATTCGTGCCAACCTGCTGGATGAGTTGCAGAAGCAGTATGTGATTACGGCCAGGGCCAAGGGACTGCATCCGTTCAAGGCGCTGATGAAGTATCCGCTGCGCATGTCGATGAATTTCTTCATTTCGGACATCGGCTCGATCCTGCCGGCCATTATCTCAGGCGCGGAAATAACCGCGATTGTGTTGTCACTGGAAACCACCGGTCCGCTGCTGATCCGGGCCCTGCAGGCGCAGGACATGTACCTGGCCGGGTCGTTCCTGATGTTCCTGGCGTTCCTGTCGGTTATCGGGGTGTTGATTTCAGATTTTGCGCTGGCTTTGCTTGACCCGCGTATCCGGCTGCAGGGGGCGCAAACCAAATGA
- a CDS encoding class I SAM-dependent methyltransferase — MTERSFNKDYVFDLLRGAAKFTGSDLLSALAETVAEFPDTPVDNAFNHKQVASKQWARDMLATHTRGAFDHVWVMGGWIGILPAMLFDDARFKIKAISSFDIDPAVAPIAEKLNRKLAGEATFSAHTADMYALDYTGIDAPDLVINTSCEHIADLPKWLSLLPRGCRVMLQSNNYTSEPTHVNCVESVDELAQQAALSELKYAGALRLPKYTRFMLIGRV, encoded by the coding sequence GTGACCGAACGCAGTTTCAACAAAGATTACGTCTTCGACCTGTTGCGCGGAGCCGCCAAGTTTACCGGATCGGACCTGTTGTCGGCGCTTGCGGAAACCGTCGCTGAATTTCCCGACACGCCCGTTGACAACGCATTCAACCACAAGCAGGTCGCCTCCAAGCAATGGGCCCGCGACATGCTGGCCACCCACACGCGCGGCGCATTCGACCATGTCTGGGTTATGGGCGGCTGGATCGGCATCCTGCCGGCCATGCTGTTTGATGATGCCAGGTTCAAGATCAAGGCAATCAGTAGTTTTGATATCGATCCCGCCGTTGCCCCGATTGCCGAAAAGCTGAACAGAAAACTGGCAGGTGAAGCGACCTTCAGCGCCCACACCGCGGACATGTATGCGCTCGACTACACCGGCATCGACGCCCCTGACCTGGTGATCAATACAAGCTGCGAGCACATCGCGGACCTGCCGAAATGGCTCTCGCTGCTGCCAAGAGGTTGCCGGGTCATGCTGCAATCGAACAACTACACGTCCGAACCAACCCACGTAAATTGCGTTGAGAGCGTCGACGAACTGGCCCAGCAGGCGGCGTTGAGCGAGTTGAAATACGCCGGTGCACTGCGCCTGCCGAAATACACACGTTTCATGCTGATTGGTCGCGTTTGA
- a CDS encoding ABC transporter transmembrane domain-containing protein — MLDRNILRFTWTYSRSAQIFILFIVLLSMPTYFMSLDLPKQIVNGPILGQGFETAGAEQTFMKLSWTFSGEEWVLFEGFQLERVKMLFALSGAFLTLIIVNGLFKFYINTYKGRLGERMLRRIRYSLVDRLLRFPVRAFRRIKSSEMASMVKDEVEPIGGFMGDAFVQPLLLGGQAITAMAFIMVQNVYLGLIAIFMIGIQFIIIPRMRRHLIRLGKERQITARKLAGRVGEIVDGITHVHVNDTSHYERADISSRLAKIFYIRYELFQRKFFTKFLNNLLAQITPFLFYVVGGYFALQGKIDVGQLVAVIAAYKDLPSPIKELIDWDQQRLDVEVKFTQVVEQFDIEDMLDENLQALPDEAVPPLAFPIEINNLTVTDDTGTTLLNRARLKIAAGTSLAVVGPSNSGADVLADSIVRLYVPDNGSVSYGGTDLFDIGESVIGRRVGYAASDIFLPQGSLRDGLLYALKHQPVAERTYEGPDAMTRQRFINEAEITANTHLDIDADWLSIDNDVAASGEGMVIHQRLVNVLCAAGLEDDVFNLGLRGEVDPHSNPQFADNILAARKALRSHIDEMHLSELVELFDPQQYAVQATIGENLLFGTPVGDEFAPQNLAKNEYLRSVLRDAGLEDALLAKGIELAETTIGLFQDLPPDHEFFNQITFMDAERLPEYAALLKRAKQTGETALTVDERYTLIELTFSYVEPQHRMGLVDDDLQDRVLDGRNRFKSGLPENLAGTISFYDPETYNAAASVQDNLLMGRVAHGMARGPQRVFEVMSATLKEMQLRDEILDLGLEFDIGSAGKRLSSVQRQKLGLARALIKQPDLLVLNRPLSALDGRQQAAILSDVMNYVAQQPNKPAIVWVVSDAALASDFDEICVMAGGKILETGKRETLLKSGGAYSKVLAE, encoded by the coding sequence ATGCTTGACCGGAACATCCTGAGATTTACCTGGACCTATTCGCGATCGGCCCAGATATTCATTCTGTTCATCGTACTGCTGTCGATGCCGACCTATTTCATGTCGCTGGACCTGCCCAAGCAGATCGTCAATGGCCCGATACTGGGGCAGGGTTTTGAGACGGCGGGCGCAGAACAGACTTTCATGAAACTCAGCTGGACTTTCTCCGGCGAGGAATGGGTGCTGTTTGAAGGCTTTCAGCTTGAGCGGGTAAAAATGCTGTTTGCCCTGTCCGGCGCATTCCTCACATTGATCATCGTCAATGGCTTGTTCAAATTCTATATCAATACCTACAAGGGCAGGCTTGGCGAGCGCATGTTGCGGCGCATTCGCTATTCGCTGGTGGACCGCCTGTTGCGGTTCCCGGTGCGGGCATTCCGGCGCATAAAATCTTCCGAAATGGCCAGCATGGTGAAGGATGAAGTCGAACCCATTGGCGGCTTCATGGGCGATGCCTTCGTACAACCCCTGTTACTGGGGGGGCAGGCCATCACTGCCATGGCGTTCATCATGGTCCAGAATGTCTATCTGGGCCTGATCGCCATCTTCATGATCGGCATCCAGTTCATCATCATTCCCAGAATGCGCCGCCACCTGATCCGCCTGGGCAAGGAACGCCAGATCACGGCCCGCAAGCTGGCCGGGCGGGTCGGCGAGATTGTCGACGGCATTACGCACGTGCACGTCAATGACACCTCGCATTATGAGCGTGCAGACATATCCAGCCGGCTGGCCAAGATTTTCTACATTCGCTACGAACTTTTCCAGCGCAAGTTTTTCACCAAGTTCCTCAATAACCTGCTGGCCCAGATTACGCCTTTCCTGTTTTACGTCGTCGGCGGGTACTTCGCCCTGCAGGGCAAGATCGATGTCGGCCAGCTGGTTGCCGTGATTGCCGCCTACAAGGATCTGCCGTCACCGATCAAGGAACTGATCGACTGGGACCAGCAGCGGCTTGATGTGGAAGTCAAGTTCACCCAGGTGGTGGAGCAGTTTGATATCGAGGACATGCTTGACGAAAACCTGCAGGCTCTGCCGGACGAAGCGGTGCCTCCTCTGGCGTTCCCGATAGAAATCAACAACCTGACGGTGACCGACGATACCGGCACGACCTTGTTGAACCGGGCCCGGCTGAAGATTGCGGCTGGCACCAGCCTTGCCGTGGTCGGACCGTCAAATTCCGGCGCTGATGTGCTGGCGGACTCGATTGTCAGGCTTTATGTCCCAGACAACGGTTCGGTCAGTTACGGTGGCACCGACCTGTTCGATATCGGTGAGAGCGTTATCGGGCGGCGCGTAGGCTATGCAGCCAGCGATATATTCCTGCCGCAGGGCAGCCTTCGTGACGGTCTGCTCTATGCCCTGAAACACCAACCGGTGGCAGAGCGGACCTATGAAGGTCCAGATGCCATGACCCGTCAGCGGTTTATCAACGAGGCCGAAATTACAGCCAACACCCATCTGGATATCGATGCGGACTGGCTGAGCATCGATAATGACGTAGCTGCCAGCGGCGAAGGCATGGTCATTCACCAACGCCTTGTGAACGTGCTGTGTGCGGCAGGACTGGAAGACGACGTGTTCAATCTCGGATTGCGGGGTGAAGTTGATCCGCACAGCAATCCGCAGTTTGCCGACAATATTCTCGCGGCCCGAAAGGCGCTGCGCTCACATATCGACGAAATGCATTTGTCTGAACTGGTTGAGCTGTTTGATCCGCAACAGTATGCGGTACAGGCGACAATCGGGGAAAACCTGTTGTTCGGTACGCCGGTTGGCGATGAGTTTGCACCTCAGAACCTGGCGAAAAACGAATACCTTCGGTCTGTGTTGCGTGACGCCGGTCTCGAGGATGCGTTGCTTGCCAAGGGTATAGAACTTGCGGAAACGACCATTGGCCTGTTTCAGGACCTGCCGCCGGATCATGAGTTCTTCAACCAGATAACCTTTATGGATGCAGAACGTCTGCCTGAATACGCGGCACTCCTGAAACGCGCCAAGCAGACCGGCGAAACCGCCCTGACGGTTGACGAGCGCTACACGCTGATTGAACTCACCTTCTCCTATGTGGAGCCGCAGCATCGTATGGGACTGGTTGATGACGATCTGCAGGACCGGGTTCTTGATGGCCGAAACCGGTTCAAGAGCGGTTTGCCGGAAAACCTTGCCGGCACCATCAGCTTCTACGATCCTGAAACCTATAATGCGGCAGCATCGGTTCAGGATAATCTGCTGATGGGACGTGTCGCACATGGTATGGCGCGGGGACCGCAGCGGGTGTTTGAGGTGATGTCGGCGACCCTCAAGGAGATGCAGTTGCGTGACGAGATACTCGATCTCGGCCTGGAATTTGACATTGGTTCGGCAGGCAAGCGGTTGAGTTCCGTACAGCGGCAGAAGCTGGGCCTGGCGCGGGCGCTGATCAAGCAGCCGGACCTTCTGGTGCTGAACCGCCCGCTCAGCGCGCTTGATGGTCGTCAGCAGGCCGCAATCTTGAGCGACGTAATGAACTATGTAGCGCAACAGCCGAACAAGCCTGCCATTGTGTGGGTGGTTTCGGATGCTGCGCTGGCGTCGGATTTTGATGAGATATGTGTAATGGCAGGTGGTAAAATACTTGAAACCGGCAAGCGAGAAACACTGTTGAAAAGTGGCGGTGCCTATTCGAAAGTGCTGGCAGAGTAG
- a CDS encoding cyclic nucleotide-binding domain-containing protein, giving the protein MALNDEVEMLGNVSLFAGLQPSQLKLLAFTSQRLTFTEGDMLFNQNDSGDAAYVVLCGKAEVIVKINGSDVVVATLGENDVIGEIAILCDVPRTASVRAATKLETLCIEKEQLLKLLKEFPAMAIDLMKVLAERLAATTADLSAARAELNKLSKG; this is encoded by the coding sequence ATGGCGCTTAATGATGAAGTCGAGATGCTTGGCAATGTATCACTGTTTGCCGGGCTGCAACCGAGCCAGCTGAAACTGCTGGCCTTTACGTCGCAACGCCTGACTTTTACCGAAGGCGATATGCTGTTCAACCAGAACGATTCCGGTGATGCAGCCTATGTTGTGCTGTGCGGAAAGGCGGAGGTCATTGTCAAAATCAATGGCAGTGACGTGGTCGTGGCGACGCTTGGCGAGAATGACGTTATCGGTGAAATCGCCATTTTGTGTGATGTACCGCGAACCGCAAGCGTGCGTGCCGCCACCAAGCTGGAAACACTGTGTATCGAGAAGGAGCAATTGCTCAAGCTGCTGAAGGAATTTCCTGCAATGGCGATCGACCTCATGAAGGTGCTGGCAGAGCGGTTGGCCGCAACGACGGCGGATTTGTCTGCGGCACGGGCCGAACTGAACAAGCTGTCGAAGGGGTAG
- a CDS encoding glycosyltransferase: MTQPVAFVLKGYPRLSETFIAQEILGLERAGLPLEIISLRRPTDGKRHPVHGEIKAPVMYLPEYVKDEPLRCFRAWLKVRRLAGYRAAFKAFRRDWARDRTSNRARRFVQAMVLAAERQDAVSSLHAHFIHTPASVVRYASMILQLGWTCSAHAKDIWTSDDWDLADKLAEADWAVTCTRNGCTTLRSLAADPSRVHLSYHGLDLSRFSVFDKRVHVRDGRDEASPVRFVSVGRAVTKKGYDTLLDALAKLPQDIHWRFDHAGGGDLLDDLRQQAGRLGVADRITWHGAMAQEDVLKLYRDCDVFVLPCRIAPDGDRDGLPNVLVEAASQGLACVSTDVSGVPELIDDGTHGLLVRADDPMALASALTKATREPALRARLGAAAEGKVRGQFDHQASVRQLMDLFSQRDTGPRR, encoded by the coding sequence ATGACCCAGCCAGTTGCATTCGTCCTGAAAGGCTATCCGCGCCTGTCGGAAACATTCATCGCCCAGGAGATACTGGGGCTGGAACGTGCCGGATTGCCGCTTGAGATCATTTCGCTGCGCCGGCCAACCGACGGCAAGCGCCATCCGGTGCACGGTGAAATCAAGGCGCCGGTCATGTACCTGCCGGAATATGTCAAGGATGAGCCATTGCGCTGTTTCAGGGCGTGGCTGAAAGTCCGCAGGCTGGCCGGCTATCGGGCGGCGTTCAAGGCCTTCCGGCGCGACTGGGCACGCGACAGGACAAGCAACCGGGCGCGCCGGTTTGTGCAGGCAATGGTACTGGCTGCAGAGCGGCAGGATGCGGTCTCGTCACTGCATGCCCACTTCATCCACACACCGGCGTCCGTGGTGCGGTATGCGTCTATGATATTGCAACTCGGCTGGACATGCTCTGCACACGCAAAGGACATCTGGACCAGCGATGACTGGGACCTTGCCGACAAGCTTGCTGAAGCGGACTGGGCGGTGACCTGCACCCGCAACGGCTGCACGACACTTCGGTCATTGGCAGCCGACCCCTCCCGGGTGCACCTGTCATATCACGGGCTTGACCTGTCCCGGTTTTCGGTTTTCGACAAACGGGTACACGTCCGGGACGGCCGTGATGAAGCTTCACCGGTCCGGTTTGTGAGTGTCGGGCGTGCCGTGACGAAGAAGGGATACGATACCTTGCTGGATGCGCTGGCGAAGCTGCCGCAAGACATCCACTGGCGATTTGATCACGCCGGCGGCGGTGATTTGCTGGACGACCTCAGGCAACAGGCGGGCAGGCTTGGTGTCGCCGACCGTATCACCTGGCATGGTGCGATGGCCCAGGAAGATGTGCTGAAGCTTTATCGTGACTGCGATGTTTTTGTTCTGCCCTGCCGGATTGCGCCGGATGGCGACCGCGACGGGCTGCCCAACGTTCTGGTCGAGGCGGCATCCCAGGGGCTTGCCTGTGTTTCGACCGATGTATCCGGCGTGCCTGAACTGATCGACGATGGTACCCACGGGCTGCTGGTCAGAGCCGATGATCCGATGGCGCTGGCCTCCGCATTGACAAAGGCCACCCGCGAGCCTGCCTTGCGCGCCCGGTTGGGAGCTGCGGCAGAGGGTAAGGTGCGTGGACAATTTGATCACCAGGCATCGGTGCGGCAATTGATGGACCTGTTTTCGCAACGCGACACAGGACCGCGCCGATGA
- a CDS encoding ABC transporter permease subunit has protein sequence MTSPLPPPGKEMGHYVSDAPFDVMSIEKISPEQEKVYLAPQWKLMWWKFRQHRIAVWCGVFLAILYATIFISEFLAPYNIQSRHVDHIYSPPQRVHLIHEGEFVGPFVYRQKYTLNMETLKREYTKDTSTLDKIRFFCSGDKYYWWGLVEMETHLFCPANGGELFLLGTDRLGRDMFSRIMGGARISLTIGLLGVMVSFVLGIVIGGMAGYYGGWVDMVVQRIIEVLQSLPSIPLWLALAAIMPVTWSPLVVYFGITVILGLLDWTGLARAVRSKLFSLREEDYVMAAQLMGAKPRRIISLHLVPGFMSHLIATATIAIPTMILGETALSFLGLGLRPPITSWGVLLIEAQNINVVALYPWLMLPVVPVVLVILAFNFLGDGLRDAADPYK, from the coding sequence ATGACATCGCCATTGCCGCCACCCGGCAAAGAGATGGGGCACTACGTGTCCGACGCGCCGTTCGATGTCATGTCGATCGAGAAGATTTCTCCCGAGCAGGAAAAAGTCTATCTCGCGCCGCAGTGGAAGCTGATGTGGTGGAAATTCAGACAGCACCGTATCGCAGTGTGGTGCGGGGTGTTTCTGGCGATTTTATATGCCACCATTTTTATCAGCGAGTTTCTGGCACCGTACAACATCCAGAGTCGTCATGTGGACCACATCTATTCTCCGCCACAGCGTGTGCATCTCATCCATGAAGGCGAGTTTGTCGGGCCGTTTGTGTATCGCCAGAAATACACGCTCAACATGGAAACGCTGAAACGCGAATATACCAAGGATACCAGCACGCTGGACAAAATCCGCTTCTTCTGCAGCGGCGACAAGTACTACTGGTGGGGGCTGGTGGAGATGGAAACCCATCTGTTCTGCCCTGCCAATGGCGGCGAATTGTTCCTGCTGGGCACCGACCGGCTGGGCCGGGACATGTTTTCGCGTATCATGGGCGGCGCCCGGATATCGCTGACCATCGGCCTGCTTGGTGTCATGGTCAGTTTTGTGCTGGGCATCGTCATAGGCGGTATGGCCGGATACTATGGCGGCTGGGTCGATATGGTTGTCCAGCGCATCATCGAGGTTCTGCAATCACTTCCCTCCATACCGTTGTGGCTGGCGCTGGCCGCCATCATGCCGGTGACCTGGAGTCCGCTGGTGGTGTATTTCGGGATCACAGTCATCCTCGGCCTGCTGGACTGGACCGGGCTGGCCAGGGCGGTGCGCTCGAAGCTGTTCTCATTGCGGGAAGAAGACTATGTGATGGCGGCCCAGCTGATGGGCGCGAAACCGAGGCGCATAATATCGCTGCATCTCGTGCCGGGCTTCATGTCTCACCTGATCGCCACTGCGACGATTGCCATTCCGACCATGATCCTGGGCGAAACAGCGCTCAGTTTCCTGGGCCTGGGACTGCGTCCGCCGATAACCTCATGGGGTGTCCTGCTGATCGAAGCTCAGAACATCAATGTGGTCGCGCTTTATCCATGGTTGATGCTGCCGGTTGTCCCGGTGGTGCTGGTCATCCTGGCGTTCAACTTCCTTGGGGATGGACTTCGTGATGCTGCCGACCCATACAAGTAA
- a CDS encoding glycosyltransferase gives MKRLGNVHILMYSHDTFGLGHLRRCRAIAHSLVENFKGVSILIITGSQIAGAFNFSARVDFVKIPSVIKLYNGEYTSIDKHIDLTDTLQMRQSIIQHTAESFQPDIMIVDKEPLGLRGEMLPTLKYLREQGCRLVLGLRDVMDSAEKLEREWEKTDALAHVENLYDDIWVYGTEDFWDPLTGLDVSDQVREKTLYLGFLRRSRPSSPVTMNLPSEPYLLVTGGGGGDGARLMTQVLGAYAAKAHDLPRALLVLGPLMPTGERTEIFRQGELMDNVDVIEFDNSMEDLVESASAIVGMCGYNTFCEVLSFNKPALIVPRTNPREEQFIRARRAEQLNLVQMMLPSDADDAVSLSAALAGLPDRALPDSAGGAEMLNGLETINAFVSKWAASRPAADLYAVADAG, from the coding sequence ATGAAACGTCTCGGCAATGTTCACATTCTGATGTACAGCCACGATACTTTCGGGCTGGGGCACCTTCGCCGCTGTCGCGCCATCGCTCATTCTCTGGTTGAAAACTTCAAGGGTGTCAGCATCCTGATCATAACGGGGTCGCAGATTGCCGGTGCGTTCAACTTTTCGGCTCGCGTCGACTTCGTGAAAATTCCCTCGGTCATCAAGCTGTACAATGGCGAGTATACCTCGATCGACAAGCATATCGATCTGACCGACACGTTGCAGATGCGCCAGTCGATAATCCAGCACACGGCGGAGTCGTTTCAGCCCGACATAATGATCGTGGACAAGGAGCCTCTGGGCCTGCGGGGCGAAATGCTGCCCACATTGAAGTATCTGCGCGAGCAGGGATGCCGGCTGGTTCTGGGCCTGCGTGATGTGATGGACTCAGCCGAAAAGCTTGAACGGGAATGGGAAAAGACCGACGCGCTCGCGCATGTTGAAAATCTCTATGATGATATCTGGGTCTATGGGACCGAGGACTTCTGGGATCCGCTGACCGGGCTTGATGTCAGTGATCAGGTGCGAGAAAAAACCCTGTATCTTGGTTTTTTGCGCAGGTCGCGACCGTCCTCTCCGGTTACAATGAACCTGCCCAGTGAGCCCTATCTGCTGGTGACGGGCGGCGGTGGCGGCGACGGCGCGCGTCTCATGACGCAAGTGCTTGGCGCTTATGCCGCCAAGGCGCACGACCTGCCGCGAGCGCTGCTGGTGCTGGGACCCCTGATGCCGACCGGCGAGCGTACCGAGATATTCCGCCAGGGTGAGTTGATGGACAATGTGGACGTGATCGAGTTTGACAACAGCATGGAAGACCTGGTCGAGAGTGCATCAGCCATTGTCGGCATGTGTGGCTACAATACGTTCTGCGAAGTGTTGTCGTTCAACAAGCCGGCCCTGATCGTGCCGCGCACAAACCCGCGTGAAGAGCAGTTCATCCGGGCGCGCCGGGCCGAACAACTGAACCTTGTTCAGATGATGCTGCCCAGTGATGCAGATGACGCTGTTTCACTGTCTGCGGCGTTGGCCGGCCTGCCTGACCGTGCCCTGCCTGACAGTGCCGGAGGTGCTGAAATGCTGAACGGACTGGAAACCATAAATGCTTTTGTGAGCAAATGGGCCGCCAGCAGGCCGGCTGCGGACCTCTATGCCGTTGCGGATGCCGGCTGA
- a CDS encoding glycosyltransferase: MKIMFYVQHLLGIGHLVRASRIASALVSDGQDVTMVTGGMAVDGFPAAQVANVQLPPLRSADDSFSGLADEHGREAGDVYLARRKQALIKAFDEIEPDCLVIEAYPFARRQMRFELLPLLDHVKSLPPGRRPMVVSSIRDILQPKSAKRDEATAGLVDGYFDLVLVHGDERFATLDETFSAAGSIADKIAYTGMIAPDETVPPVADRYDVIVSAGGGAVGEDLLRASLAARELTSLNSAHWLIVTGPNLPDAAVARLQGDASDDVEIVRFRPDLAHLLRQARVSVSQAGYNTVADVLRAKCASVLVPFAAHGEQEQTIRASRLQAAGLAVCMQPGDLSPADLARAIDAACKQDRDYADGMLLDGAVATAGVLRERHEEFKRDQSA, from the coding sequence ATGAAAATCATGTTCTATGTGCAGCATCTGCTCGGCATAGGCCATCTGGTACGCGCCAGCCGTATCGCGTCCGCGCTGGTGTCCGATGGACAGGATGTCACCATGGTGACCGGTGGTATGGCGGTGGACGGGTTTCCGGCTGCGCAGGTTGCCAACGTCCAGTTGCCGCCGTTGCGCAGCGCCGACGACAGTTTTTCCGGCCTTGCCGACGAACATGGCCGCGAGGCCGGCGATGTATACCTGGCGCGCAGGAAACAAGCGCTGATCAAGGCCTTTGACGAGATTGAACCCGATTGCCTGGTTATCGAGGCATACCCATTTGCGCGCCGGCAGATGCGATTTGAGCTGCTGCCCCTGCTGGATCACGTGAAATCCTTGCCGCCTGGCCGCCGGCCAATGGTGGTGAGTTCCATTCGCGATATTCTGCAGCCCAAGTCGGCAAAACGTGACGAGGCCACCGCAGGTTTGGTAGACGGCTATTTTGACCTGGTTCTGGTGCACGGCGATGAGCGTTTTGCAACGCTCGACGAGACGTTTTCAGCTGCGGGCTCAATTGCGGACAAAATCGCATATACCGGCATGATTGCGCCGGATGAGACGGTGCCTCCAGTTGCCGACAGGTATGATGTGATTGTTTCTGCAGGTGGTGGGGCAGTGGGTGAAGACCTGCTGCGCGCCAGTCTTGCAGCGCGTGAACTGACCTCGCTCAATTCGGCACACTGGCTGATCGTGACCGGGCCAAACCTGCCTGATGCGGCGGTCGCGCGCCTGCAGGGCGATGCATCAGACGATGTCGAGATTGTTCGCTTCCGGCCCGATCTTGCACACCTGTTGAGGCAGGCCAGGGTTTCCGTCTCGCAGGCAGGCTACAATACCGTTGCGGATGTGTTGCGGGCGAAATGTGCAAGCGTCCTGGTGCCGTTTGCGGCTCACGGCGAGCAGGAACAGACGATCCGGGCAAGCCGTCTGCAAGCCGCCGGTCTGGCGGTCTGCATGCAGCCTGGCGACCTGTCTCCTGCAGACCTGGCGCGCGCCATTGATGCCGCCTGCAAGCAGGATCGTGACTACGCGGACGGCATGCTGCTGGATGGCGCTGTCGCCACCGCAGGTGTTTTGAGGGAGCGCCACGAGGAGTTCAAACGCGACCAATCAGCATGA